In the Dioscorea cayenensis subsp. rotundata cultivar TDr96_F1 chromosome 12, TDr96_F1_v2_PseudoChromosome.rev07_lg8_w22 25.fasta, whole genome shotgun sequence genome, one interval contains:
- the LOC120274086 gene encoding pentatricopeptide repeat-containing protein At2g30780-like, with protein MAPARHLLLLRRCSTTKLLLPFLSLHPHPIPKTLTPSSSSTVRRFFCSDDGLSDLHGRIVLLTEKPSSSEADADAIRSQLSDLTSRLLSLPDPADPSQILSSSPLLPSFAFLHLLSLLRSRPSLALAAFDWRRHHSDSLSPPIHPEEYAKAITIAGRNHNPELASELLTDARKRRVISTSVYNALMAAYMYNGLTKKAISVFDDLKLDPDCKPSVVTYNILLSVFGRSMMVTPMEAVLRTIEESELSPNISTYNTVIAGYITAWMWDKMESTYRLMEEGPVKPDNHTHLLMLRGYAHSGNLEKMEQVYELVREHVNDKDVQLIRAMICAYCKSNDPERVKKIEALSKFIPEEDYRPWLNVLLIRVYAQEGLMEAMERFIFEAFQRNTIVTTIGVMNSIISGYFQCNAVDRLAGFVRRAEYAGWRLCRSLFHCKMVMYGKEKRWEEMHGVLDEMELFRFDPTKKTYLIMYKAYSEIGRRWEAETVIGKMWKHGFVTPAEVVNSLQST; from the coding sequence ATGGCTCCGGCGAGGCATCTCCTTCTCCTCCGGCGATGCTCCACCACGAAGCTTCTCCTCCCTTTTCTCTCCCTCCATCCCCATCCCATCCCCAAAACCCTCACCCCGTCCTCGTCCTCCACCGTTCGTCGCTTCTTCTGCTCCGATGATGGCCTCTCCGATCTCCATGGCCGCATCGTCCTCCTCACCGAGAAGCCATCCTCCTCCGAGGCTGACGCCGACGCCATCCGATCCCAGCTCTCCGACCTCACATCTCGCCTCCTCTCCCTCCCAGACCCTGCCGACCCCTCTCAGATCCTCTCCTCCTCCCCTCTCCTCCCCTCCTTCGCATTTCTCCACCTTCTCTCCCTCCTCCGCTCCCGCCCTTCCCTCGCCCTCGCTGCCTTCGACTGGCGTCGCCACCATTCCGACTCCCTCTCTCCCCCGATCCACCCAGAGGAATACGCCAAGGCGATCACCATCGCTGGTCGCAACCACAACCCCGAGCTCGCCTCCGAACTCCTCACTGACGCCCGCAAACGTCGCGTGATCTCCACTTCCGTTTATAACGCGCTCATGGCCGCCTACATGTACAATGGCCTCACCAAGAAGGCCATCTCCGTCTTTGATGATCTCAAGCTTGATCCTGATTGTAAGCCCTCCGTTGTCACCTACAACATTCTCCTTTCGGTGTTCGGCCGATCTATGATGGTGACTCCCATGGAGGCTGTCCTTAGGACCATTGAAGAGTCTGAGCTCAGTCCCAATATCAGCACTTACAATACAGTCATTGCTGGGTATATTACTGCATGGATGTGGGACAAGATGGAGAGCACTTATAGGTTGATGGAGGAGGGACCCGTGAAGCCGGACAATCACACACACTTGTTGATGCTTCGGGGATATGCGCATTCAGGAAACCTTGAGAAGATGGAGCAGGTTTATGAGTTGGTGAGGGAGCATGTGAATGATAAGGATGTGCAGTTGATTCGGGCGATGATTTGTGCTTATTGCAAAAGCAATGATCCTGAGCGAGTAAAAAAGATCGAGGCTCTGAGTAAGTTTATACCAGAGGAGGATTATCGGCCATGGCTCAATGTGCTTTTGATCCGGGTCTATGCGCAGGAGGGGCTGATGGAGGCTATGGAAAGATTCATTTTTGAGGCTTTTCAGAGGAACACTATTGTTACAACGATTGGGGTGATGAATTCAATTATATCGGGCTACTTCCAGTGCAATGCAGTTGACCGGTTGGCTGGGTTTGTCAGGCGAGCGGAGTATGCTGGGTGGAGGTTGTGTCGGTCGTTATTCCATTGTAAGATGGTCATGTATGGGAAGGAGAAGCGGTGGGAGGAGATGCATGGTGTTTTGGATGAGATGGAGCTTTTTAGGTTCGATCCCACAAAAAAGACATACTTGATTATGTATAAGGCATATTCAGAAATTGGAAGGAGGTGGGAAGCTGAGACAGTAATTGGGAAGATGTGGAAACATGGTTTTGTTACACCTGCAGAAGTTGTCAATTCCTTGCAATCAACATGA